GCAAATAAAAGGAAGACGCTGTTGAAAATGGCAGCGAGCACCACCCCGGCTGAACCGAGGCCTCCTACAGCGAAACCTGCCGCAAGCCCTGTCCTTCGCCCGTACCGCTGGGATAACCTTCCGACCGCCCACGCGGCGACCGCCGACCCCAATGTAAAGAGCGCCGCCGGCAACCCTGCGTATGCATCGGTGCCGAGCATCTGCTGAGCAAGCAGAGCACCGACGGTAATTCCGGCTGCAAGGCCAGCGCCGCCGAGAATCTGCGATATACTGACGACCACCAATACTTTGCGGTACAACGTTTTCCGCTGTTCCTTTGACACGTGTTCAGAAGCTGTTTCTACTTTCTCCATTCCCATCCAGGCACCTTCTCACTCGTTATTCTTTTTTTCTATGTATAGGATCATTCTATGAATCTATCGTTTTAATGTCCTTCTCCCAGCCAACTTTCCTCTTTCATCATATGTTAGTTAAAAGAGACGTCCTTTGTCTCTTTCATTCTATCGGAAAGGAGGAATGCTTATGTATGCATCCGACGGGCTCCTCAAATCCTACAACCACAAAGAAACACCACCATCCCTGCTTATCCCGCTCCAGACGACAGGGGTAGAAACGGGCCTGCAGGTTCCAGTGAGCTTGGAGCGTCTATGCTTGAGCAATCAGATAGAACTGATCGCAACCGCGAATTGGCTGATCACATTGGGTGGAGCGGCTGTCCTTACTGCCTACCTCCCCATCACAGCGGAGCCGTTAACGACTCTGGAATCGACGGTAAACGTAATGGTCGAAGCCCCTGTCACGTTTAACGTGTACCGCGATGAAGAACTGATCTTCACGACTACGGATTTCCGGACGCTTATGTTCCGGGCAAGGGTTCCCGGCGCCGTCACCTCCACGACGGAAAGTATAAGTCTCTCTCAGATCGACCTCACTCCCGTGTCTACAAGCAACGGACTGCCGTCTGCTGCGACGACCACCTTCCAGTATATCGACACAAATACCACCGCCGTAAAACACGTCTATACGATCACCGCGCAGCTGGGCAGGTATTCACCTGTGCCGATGGTCAACTCTCTGCGAACGACAGATACCACAACTCCGCTGATTCCGGTAAACTTCACCATCACCAGCTTTCAACCGATTGCGCTCATATCCTACACAAACTTCTCAGGGAAAGTCATCAGGAAACAAGATCCCTGCCGGAAAAGGAACGGACAGAACGAAAGGCTGTAAAACAAGTATATAGCCCGTGACAGCCCAACAACTATAAATATCCTAAAAATCAAGCCCTGCACACACCGACATGCAGGGCTTGATTTCTCTTATTTCCGAAGTATCTTCTCCATCGCTTTTCCCTTTGCCAGCTCGTCGATCAGCTTATCCATATACCGGATTTCCCGCATCGTCGGTTCTTCGATCTCTTCCACCCGCACTCCGCAGATGACGCCTTTGATCATCGTTCGGTTCGGGTTCAGCGCTGGAGCCTCCGCGAAAAAGGTCTGGAAGTCTGTCTGATTTTCCAGGACACCCTCCATTTGTTCCTGGCTGTAACCGGTGATCCAGCGGATGATTTCATCCACTTCCTCTTTCGTCCGCCCTTTTCTTTCCGCCTTGGCAACGTAAGCCGGATAAACCTTCGCAAAGCTCATCGAATAAATTTTGTGCTCAGGCATAAGATTCCCTCCTTCCACTGTCTATAGTTCCTGTATATCCAGCGTAACATAAAACACCTACCGCTATACTCAAAAAAAAGCGGTCCTTCCCAAAGAGAAGAACCGCTCCTGCGCCATCCTTTATGCATTTCTGCTTTTGTACAAAAGAAAAATGAAGTAAGGGGCACCGATGGCTGCTGTAAATACACCGGCCGGCACTTCCAACGGAAGGAACAGCGTCTTTCCCGCGAAATCTGCGAGCATGACGAGAATTCCCCCGAGCAGTGCCGCAACCGGAAGCAGCGGAGCAAAGCCCGTACCGACAAGCCTCCGTGCCATATGAGGGGCCATTAAACCGACGAACCCGATGCCGCCGGCGAAGGCTACCCCGACAGCCGTGAGCCCGATGCTCAACAACAGCAGCAAGAGACGGCTCAACTTGACGTTGCTTCCGACTCCCGTCGCAATGCCGTCTCCTAAGTCCAGGATGTCGAGCTGCTTCGTGACCATTGCCGTCACCAGCAGCAGGACGACCGCAGCAGGAAGCAGGATCGTCACCTGGTCCCAGTTGGCGGCGCTCACAGAACCCGTGATCCAGACGTTCGCCTGAGTCGCCTGATAGATCGGTCCTTTGATCATGAACAGCGTCGTCAAGGACTTCATGAACATCGACACTCCGATACCGATCAACACCAGCCTTAAAGCCGAAGTCGTCTTTTTCCTTGCGAGGAAGTACACGCTGAAGCCTGTGATGACCGCGCCGATGAAGGCGGCAAGCGGCATCCAGTGAATACTTACCATCAAGGAATTGTTCTGATCCGAGAACAGCATCAGGAAGACAACGACAGCCACTGACGCTCCACCCGTTATCCCGATGATGTCCGGTGATGCGAGCGGATTACGTACGAGACTCTGAAGGATGCCTCCCGCTACAGCCAGACAAGCACCGACGAGGAAGGAAACGATGATCCTCGGTAAGCGGAACGACTGGATGATCAATTCATGGTAGGCGGTACCGTTTCCGATCAATGTTTGAAAAACGTCAATCGGATTGATCATCGTCTCACCGACCCCGGTACTGATCAGGAATACGATCGCTGCCGTCAGTAGCAGGATCAGGCTGATACGCAAGGCTTTTTTATCAATAAGAAAGGAAATACGCCCGTTCTTCGAGCGGATCGTTTTGTATCTATTCATGCGTCCTCCCTCCCTTTTCTCGCAATGTAAATGAAGAAAGGAATGCCGAGCATCGCGGTCATGACACCGACAGGCACCTCACTCGGCATGACGATGTACCTTGCTGCGATATCCGCGTTCAGCAGGAGAATCGCACCGAGAACGGCACTGTACGGAAGAATCCAGCGGTAATCGTTGCCGACCAGGTACTTCGTAATATGCGGCACGACGACGCCTACGAAAATGATCGGACCTGCGATGGCGACTGAACCCCCGGATAACAGCACGACCGTAGCAATGCCGAAGAACCGGACAAGCGGCGTTTTCAGCCCGAGACCGTTCGCTACGTCATCCCCCATGACAAGGATATTGATCTTCCCGGCAAGGAAAATGCACAGGACGAAACCAACCGTCATATAAGGAAGCACCGTGATCAAGGATTCCAGCTTCCTTCCCTGCACCGATCCGGACAACCAGAAAAGCACTTCATCAAAGGCTGCCTCATTCACGACCAGCAGTCCCTGCGTCATCGAAGAAAAGAACGCCGCCATCGCCGCTCCGGCCAGCGTCAGTTTGACCGGCGTCAGTCCTTCCCTCCCGGCAGAGCCGAGTATGTAGACGATCGCCGCCGTCACGCCTGCTCCGAGGAAAGCGATCCAGGTAAAGGCTTGGATATTATTGATGGAAAAGAAAGAAAAAGCGACGACGATAAAGAAGCCTGCTCCGGCATTGATCCCGAATACGCTTGGAGATGCGAGCGGATTGTTCGTCAGCGCCTGAAGCAGGACACCGGAAACGGCAAGCCCCGCCCCGACAACCGTCGCAATCAGCGCCCGAGGAAGTCGGACATCCTGAATGATGATATGTTCATTGGAATTATCGAAATCCAGGAACGCCTGATAGGCCGTGTTCCAGCCCGTGTCGGCATAACCGTACACAATGCTTGCCCCCATCGACGCAAGCATAAGCAGGACACTGCCGATAAATACAAGTGTTTTTGCTCTATTGGAATGGATCAAGAGAATCTCCCCTACACCAAAGTGTTAAAAAGCGGAAGCCGCAAGCGTTCGCCACTTCCATACAACCATTGAAATTGTATCAAACATTCTTATTATTGAAAATGATTTTCAATATCGCCATTGACAAACGTATCATCTTTTTTTACTATATAGCTTAGGTAAATGATAATGAATATCATTCTTAGGAGGAGACTTATGCGTACATATAAGAAGAGTTTATGGGTATTCTTATCCGTTCTTGCGCTGTTGTTCATTACCGCTTGCGGAAGCGACTCGGATAAAGAGGCAGAAGACACCAACAGTGGCGACGGCGGGGAATCGTACACGGTGAAGCACGCGATGGGAGAAACGGAAATCCCGGAGAAGCCGAAGAAAGTCGTCGTACTGACTAACGAAGGAACAGAAGCCGTCCTGGCACTCGGCGTCCAACCGACCGGAGCCGTCCAATCGTGGCTTGGCGATCCTTGGTATAAGCATATCGAAGCAGACATGGATGGTGTCGAGGTCGTCGGTCTGGAGCAGGAAGTGAACGTAGAGAAGATCGCGGAACTGCAGCCGGATCTGATCATCGGAAACAAACAGCGTCAGGAAGCCGTCTATGACAAACTTAGCGCTATTGCACCGACCGTATTCTCCGAGCAGCTGCGCGGAGACTGGAAGGAGAACTTCAAGCTTTACGCAGAGGCACTCGGCCTTGAAGACAAAGGCGAAGAAGTACTTGCTGACTATGACGCGCACGTCGAAGAAGTGAAGACAGCCCTTGGAGATAAGACAGATCAGGAAGTTTCCGTCGTACGCTTCATGGCCGGAACATCCCGGATCTACTACAAGGATTCCTTCTCCGGAGTCATCCTTGACGAGCTTGGCTTCAAACGTACCGAAGCACAGACAGAGATGTTCGACGAAAGCAACAAAATGGGTGAACTTGCCATCGAAGTAGGAAAAGAAGCCATTCCGAAAATGGATGGAGATATCCTCTTCTACTTCACTTACGCCCCTCAGGACGACCCGGAAGCATTGAGCACAGAAGAAGAATGGACAAGCGATCCATTATGGAAGAACCTCAATGTAGTCCAGGAAGGAAACGCTCATAAAGTGAGCGATGCCGTCTGGAACACTGCCGGAGGCGTCATTGCAGCCAACCAGATGCTCGATGAACTGCAGGAAATCATGACAGAAGAATAATAATCTCTAATAAAGGAAAGAACGAACGGCCGGGGAGCTTCCCCGGCCGTTTTTTTCATGGTTATAAGCTCATCCCGATCCATATAAGTAATGCCGAACAGACGACAGCCAAGATGACAAGACTTTTGGACCCGTCTGCCTTCGCCTTTGCACCGGGAAAATCACGGAGAATGACCGCGGCCCAGCCTCCGATCACTAATAGAATGATGACGATGTTCCTTCCCATCTCCCCCATCAAAACCCTCCATATTCGGATGTAATAGACTCCATCCAATTGAAGTACCCTTCCACTCTCCCTTCAAACTACTGTTCACCATTGAGCAATTCGGCTCATTTCTATCAACAAAGGCGATGGTACAAGCGGGTAGGAGGTTTTTTCATAGATTATTAAAGTAAGAGACGTCTCCTACATTCCAGTAATGGAGGAGGGAAAATCATGAACTTCTTACGAAACTTAGTTGCGGTACTGATCGCTGTCCTGTTTTTGCTGGGTCTTTTGGTCGCTGTTCTACTAGGATCCAGTGAGCAACGCCAGATCGTCATTAACTGCATTAATGAGATCCTGCGAACCATCAACTAATCATAAGGGGCTATGGATAAAACCACAGCCCCTTCATTATTAGAGAAAGGGGAAATACCTATGAGTAAATTCGATCAAATCGATAAGAACAATTCAAAAGAAACGAAGAAAGATTCGTCCCAAGAATTGAATCTGGATTCTTTGATGAATCTCGCATCCAAACTGACGAAAGAGGATGCTTTATTCAACAACCTGCTGAAAAACGATGCTGCAGACGACTTGGACCTGTCCGGCATTTTCGGTGACATCACCGGAGCTGCATCGGACACGTTTGAAGGGGTAAAGAAGGAATTGGCGGAAATTAAGACGGAATTGGTGAAGCTGAATACGAATATCGAGGCTCTATTGAAAAAGTCTTAAAGAAAAGAGGTTGATCCAGGGATCAGCCTCTTTTTCTCATGCTTATATAGGTGTTCAGTCCATTGTATATCTCATTTGTAAAGTGTGAATGCGGCAGCCGGCGTTTCTATCAATCGTTTTCCTCCGGTCTCTTCCCATCCCCCTGCTCGCTTTCCTCCACCTCTTCGTCTTCCAAATTTTCTTCCTGGAACTCATGGACGACCTGGCCGGTAATATGATCGAACGGCGTATAATAATTGTGGATGGTTTCTTTCTTTATCAATAATTTATAGGCAACTAAAATAAGCAGCGACACAAAGGCAAGCGAGAAAACTGCCACGATATAAACCATACATTCCTCTCCCTTCCTTCATGAATCCTGCTTCTTCGCCCATTCCACCTGCCTGTCCTGCAGGTCTTCGATGATCTCTAAAGCAAGCGACTGGACTTCCTGCAGCTTCTCCTGACTGATCCAACTGATTGTGTCCTCCTTCGAGTGGAGCAGGTCGGAAACACCGGTGCAGCTGAACGGGATACTCGGGACGCCGCGCGCGAAAAAGGTGTAATGATTGCTTTCATACCACGGGGTCCGCCATTGCACCGCAGGGTGGGAGTGCTTCCGACGCTTCAACGCTTTCTCCAATGCCTCTGACCCGGCCATAAGCGTCATCGTATTCGTGCCGAGGGACTGACCAATTCCGTCGAAATTCATGGCGACAATTGCATCCTTCAAACCTGCTTCGTGCTCCTTCACGTAGTGATCGTCTCCGAGGCCGAGGTATTCTTCTGAGCTGAAGGCGATGCATTCAAATCCTGTACGCCAGTCCGTCCGCCTGGCGATTTCCTCGACAAGCGCGAGGAGGAGGGCGACACCCGACCCATTATCAAAGGCACCGGCTGTATCGAATACGGTGTCATAGTGGGCGGCAAGAATGATTTTCTCCCGACCTGCTCCTTGCCTGCGACCTATCACATTGCACGTTTTCCCCTGTCTTCTCTCCGACTGGATCACGACCGTTGCGGTACCCTTGACGGAAAGAGCCGTCTCCGGCGTTACCGTGAGCGACGGAATCCGGAAGTCCCAATCGTTGACGATCGGAACACGCTGCCCTTTCTCCATACTTACGAAGAGGATGGCAGAAGGCTCTTTATCCTCAAGTAATTGAATCGTCCGGCGGTGATGTTCCGGGTTATAGATGGAGAAGCCCTTTGGAACGTAGTTTTCCTTGGAAAGCTCCCCGTAGAGAAAAGCGATTTTCCCGTGGAGTTCCGGAGATGCGTCCAGTTCATCCATCGTGCAGAAAGGAACGATCTCCCCGGTAACGGCACACGACTCGGAAAAGTTATTCCCCGTTGCTTCCAATCTCCTCCCGTCTACCTCTATGTAAGCATCCGTGAGCTGCCAGTCCGGCACTTCAAATGTCTGGACCTCTACCTCCAGGCCACAGCCTGCGAAGCATTCCTCTATATACTGCGCCGCTTCGTGGTTGGCTTCACTTCCGACCGGGCGGCACCCAATCTCTTCGGCTAATTTTTTCAGATGAACCATCGACCTCTGTTCCATCCCACTCCCCCTTTTAGGCTCCCTGCACCTTAAGTGTCGTCCCCATCTCCACTCGAAATGTCGTCATCGAAAAACTCTCTATCATAAGAATGAAAAGAGCTATGGTTCCTGACATCCGGGCTCGCTAAAACCTCCCCCTTCCTCTGCTTGTGCGTCCGTTTCCAACGGAGGATAGAATAGACGATTCCGCAGACTAAGGCTGTGTAAATAAGAAAGTCCGCCTCATAAAAAAGGTAGATACACACTCCAGTGGCTGCCAGAATTAATAACAATACTTCCAATCCTTTCATCATTTCCACCTCTCTTACTTGTGTACGTTCTCTCTTCCTCTTCGTTTCAAATCATTTCCAGAATACAAAAAAGGCGACACGTTCGCCGCCTCCCTGCTAATCCAATTTTTTGATGATACGGGCCGGATTTCCTCCGACCACGACATTGTCCGGTACATCTTTTACAACGACCGCACCTGAGGCGATCACGGCATCATCACCGATGGTCACGCCCGGATTGATGACTGCCCGCCCTCCGATCCAGACACGGTTCCCGATCGTCACCGGCTTTGTGAATTCAATTCCGGACGTCCGCTCCCCGGCATCGGTCGGGTGGGTATTGGTATAAATGTGAACGCCGGGCGCAAGCATGCACTGGTCGCCGATCGTCACTTTCCCGCCGTCCAGTATCGTGCAGTCGAAGTTGGCATAAAAGTCTTCCCCGACATGAATGTTATAGCCGTAATCACAGCGGAAGGTCGATTCCACGTAAAGCTGCTCTCCTGTCGAACCGAAAAGCTCCTTCAACACTTCGGCACGTGCCGCTTCGTCCTCTTCTTCTATATCATTCAGCCTGCGGACCAGCCGTCTCGACCGGCGCCTGCCTTCGAGTAATTCTCTATCGGCCGGATCATAAAACTCACCGGCGATCATCTTTTCTTTTTCAGATTTCATTCCCATAGCCCCTCTGCAGATGAAGTTCTTTTCTCTTTATCTATTCTGGAAGAGAGCAGGGATTCCTTCTCTATCTCCTATAAAAAATAGCCTCTGAGAATAGAGGCTAAAAATAAAAAAATGCTTATGTGGAGAGCGGACTCCGGTAAATGGGACGCTTTCCACAGGGCGGCCGGTGAGCCCGTAGGAGTCTGCCCATTTACCTCCGCCCTTCAAGGTAACTATCCCTTTTCATTTGGGTGTCTTTTTGCGAAGTTTTTCTTAAGTCCCATGTGAGAATTCAGTAAAAGTCGTCTTTATTAAGGTGTTGTCCTACTTCCGATCTTCCGGCGTAAGTAAACCTATAATGGTTACAACCAAACCAAACCCACCGATCCACAAACCGTAGCGAAGCCCGGGCTCGTTTTGGAACAAGACGCCGACTAACAGAATCGCGATTCCAGCTAACATGATCTTGATAGGAACGTTCAAAAGAAACACTCCTTTCTATTTCCTAAAACTATGTACATTTTTTCGAAAATCAGTTTATCATACCTCATAGAAATAGAAAAAATAAAAAAGGGCGACGGTTCGCCCTTTTCCCTACGAATGCATCTTTCGGATGACGGCCATTTCTTTCCCGAACCGATCTCCGTTGTCGACAAAACCCAGACTCTCGTAAAGCTTGTGAGCTCCGGTATTCTTCGGATGGTACCCGACAACGATCTTCCCGGCCCCCGGTAACTTCTCCATTTCGGTAATCATCAAGCTCGTTGCCGCTCTGCCGATTCCCCGCCCCTGGAACTTTTTATCGACCATAATACGGTACACCCAGTAACCGTCCAATTCCTCCGGCACCGAATTATACATGAGGAAACCGACGACCTCCTCTTCCAAACAAACAGCATAAGGTTTCAGCGTAGGTTCGAACTTGGATTGGGCAATCGATACGGCGTTCGGCTCCATGAACTCACGCTGCTCCTCCGCCACTTCCAAGGTACAGCACGCATACCAGTTTTCTTCGTTGCATTCCACAATCGTTACGTTTCCTGTAGTCATTTTCGTATCTCCTCAGCGAATAGTATTTCCTCCAACCCTTTCGTCATCTCCAAAGGCCCGGACTCCTTATTGGACGGCACCACCACTTTGACATCAAGCCCGGGATAGACAGATGCGCGGAAGCTGACGCCCGGGTCGTACCCCATCACGTGATATTTATAGATGTCGCTCCCTTTCTTATTCATCCAGATCCCGTAGCCGTAATGAATCTCTTCGTTCACCGCTCGATGAGGATGAAGGAGTTTGTTCGTCGTCTCTTCCTCCAGCAGCTCATAACGGAACAGTGCCTCCCACAGCTTGATCATATCAGCGGCCGTCGTGTAGGCACCTCCGTCCGATCCGCCCTGTTTCGGAAGGGCGTAAATATTGGTCCGCCAAGTCCCTGCTTCCTCCTCATCGATGTACCCGAGAGCCGTATTCCGGGGGAGTCTGTCCATCGAGAAGTAGCCCGAATTCATCATACCGCAAGGCTTGAAAATTTCCGTTTCGATGTATTCCGTGAAGGTGCGCCCTGTTTGCTGCTCCAGGATAAGACCAAGGACGATATAGCCCGCATTATTGTAACGGAACCGTTCGCCGGGCGGGAATTTCATCTGTTCCTCCTGAAAAAGCGGCAGGAAATCATGAAGCGATTCGATCCGGTACACCGGATAGTCCTTCCACAGTTCTTCGTAATCGCTCTTCTCTTCGTCGAAGTAGTCCGGCATGCCTGACGTGTGGGTCAACAGCTGATGGATCGTAACCTGCGGGTCCACGTGAGGAAAAGCTATATCCAGACAGTCAGCCAGCGGCGTGTGGAAGTCTATCTTTCCCTGCTCGACCAACATGCAGATGCCGATGGCGGTGAACAACTTGCACCCCGATGCGATTCCGAAGCGGGTGTGAATATCATTCCGCCGTTCCTCCGACCTGTCCGCACAGCCGAAGGCCCGGTGCACCAATACTTCCTCTCCCTGTTTCACATGGACGACACCGGAAAAATCGATATCGCTGCTTATGTTCGTGATAATTCTGTTTAATTCCCTGCTTTCCAACCCCATCTAAACGCCTCCCCTTTTTCTTACATTTTATGCTATATGAATATATTTTTATATACCCTCATGGTAACTATATACATTGCTTGAAACTTTTCTACAAATATATTAAACTGGTTGCTCCTGCTGTTGCCTCACGAATCTTAGAGAGGAGGCAAAACTATGCAAACATACGAAGTCGGTAGCTTGATCAAGAACCACTGCACCCATTGCCACCATGACGAACAAAAAGTCATCAAGGTCGTACCTAACGAATTTTCCGAGAAAATCGTCACGACGCTGTGGACGCAATGTACGAAGTGTGGTCAAAACCATACCCGCTTAAATCAAGAATAATATACAAAAAACGTGCCGGAGTCTTGCTTGCTCCGGCACGTTTTTCGTTTACAGCATCCCTCGTAAAGGAACACACCTTTGTGGAGGGATATATATGAAAGTTGCGGTCGTCCTGCTGAAGATCATCGGCATTCCTGTCTACCTTTACCTGGTGATGCTGCTGCTCGATCAGATTTTTGATTTCGAAGCTGCAGAAAAGCCGGCGCTTCTTATTCCGGCAACACTTGTGACTTATTTGGATGTTTTTTTCTTTAGGAGAAAAGGCAGGAAACAGGATTAGCATCCGCTCGTAAACGCGTCCTGTCAGATGGCGGATGAGTCTTCCTTTTCCAACACGTTCTCGACGTAATCCTTCCCCCATTCATACATGGCATCCAAAATAGGCATGAGACTTTCCCCATGTTCCGTCAGCGAGTACTCGACTTTCGGGGGAACGACCGGGTAGACTTCCCGGTGCACGATCAAATGGGCTTCGAGCTCCCTCAGTTGTGTGACGAGCATCCGCTGCGTGATCCCAGGCATGAGCGCCTTCAATTCTCCGAATCGTTTCGTGCCTTCCTTACCTAAGTGCCATAAGATCAGCATCTTCCATTTCCCCCCAATTACAGACAGGGTCAATTCCTTTTCACAGTTAAACGATTTCTCTCCTAAGTTCGGCATCCCTCTCGCCACCCCTTCTATCATCCAATAGTATACTTTTTATCACTATATGCGATTAATGTGCGTACTTTTTATTCTGGAACGGCCTTAGTATACTATGGAACATGCCCGCGATAAAAGCATTCCACTTTATCCGGCACACGATACTCGAACCATAGAGAAGGAGAGAATATACATGAAATTACAATTAGCATTAGATCTCGTCAATATTCCAGAAGCGATTGAAGTAGTCAAAGAGGTGGAAGCATACATCGACGTTGTCGAAATCGGCACCCCTGTCGTGATCAACGAAGGACTGAAAGCAGTAAAAGAAATGAAAGCCGCCTTCCCGAACTTGACGGTTCTGGCCGACTTGAAAATCATGGACGCTGCCGGCTATGAAGTAAGCCAGGCATCGGCTGCGGGCGCAGACATCATTACCATTCTCGGAACAGCGGAAGACGAGTCTATCAAAGGTGCGGTGGCCGAAGCGAAAAACCAAGGAAAAGAAATCCTTGTCGATATGATTGCCGTAAAAGATATCGCTGCCCGCGCGGAAGAGTTGGATCAGCTTGGAGCCGATTATATCTGCGTACACACAGGCTACGATCTGCAAGCAGAAGGAAAAGACTCCTTCCAAGACCTGCACACGATCAAAAGCGTAGTAAAAAATGCCAAAACGGCCATTGCTGGTGGAATAAAACTGGAAACACTTCCGGAAGTCGTGAAGCAGAACCCTGATCTCGTCATCGTCGGCGGCGGCATCACAAGCAAAGAGGACAAGCAGGCGACCGCACGCGAGATGCAGACATTACTGAAACAAGGGTGAAGGAAATGAAAACGGCTGGTTACTTAGCGGAGATCATGGAAGAACTGTCTCAGACGGTCCAGCAGATCCCTGAGTCAAAAGCAGAGGAGCTTGTGAACCAAATTACAGCTTCCAAGAAAGTATTCGTTACAGGCGCAGGCCGATCCGGCTTCATGGGAAAATCCTTCGCCATGCGGATGATGCATATGGGAATCGATGCCTATGTCGTGGGGGAAACGGTAACAGCCAATCTCGAACCTGGTGATTTGTTGATCGTCGGATCCGGATCTGGAGAAACGAAAACCCTTGTCGCTATTGCAGAAAAAGCTAAACATTCTGGGGGAAAAGTGGCTGCGGTCACGATCTCTCCGGAATCGACGATTGGACAAATGGCCGACATTGTCATTCCCTTGCCAGGCATGACGAAAGACCAATCTGCCGGCAGTCACAGCTCTATCCAACCGATGGGAACGCTGTTCGAGCAGACGATGCTGCTGTTCTATGACGCCTTGATCCTTCGCTTTATGGAGAAAAAAGGACTGGATTCCGATAAGATGTATGGAAAGCATGCCAATCTTGAATAATCAGGAAAAGGACACAAATGAGCATTTGTGTCCTTTTTTGTATGATGGTTTCCTTATGGCTTTACAAAACAAAAGGCAGAATTTAAAGAATGGAATACAGCTCCTTAAAGTCATGGAGAGTATGGTCGGCATGGTCGCTTTCTTCCTTGTGCTCCGAAAAGTAGCAGGCGCTGATTCCTGCATTCTTTCCCGAGAGAAGATCCAGGTCCCTGTCACCGATCATGATCGTCTGTTCCGGCTTCATCCTATGTTTCTCTATCAAATGATGGATCGCATCAGGACTCGGCTTTCTCGCAAATCCTCG
This sequence is a window from Bacillus sp. SB49. Protein-coding genes within it:
- a CDS encoding winged helix-turn-helix transcriptional regulator — protein: MPNLGEKSFNCEKELTLSVIGGKWKMLILWHLGKEGTKRFGELKALMPGITQRMLVTQLRELEAHLIVHREVYPVVPPKVEYSLTEHGESLMPILDAMYEWGKDYVENVLEKEDSSAI
- the hxlA gene encoding 3-hexulose-6-phosphate synthase → MKLQLALDLVNIPEAIEVVKEVEAYIDVVEIGTPVVINEGLKAVKEMKAAFPNLTVLADLKIMDAAGYEVSQASAAGADIITILGTAEDESIKGAVAEAKNQGKEILVDMIAVKDIAARAEELDQLGADYICVHTGYDLQAEGKDSFQDLHTIKSVVKNAKTAIAGGIKLETLPEVVKQNPDLVIVGGGITSKEDKQATAREMQTLLKQG
- the hxlB gene encoding 6-phospho-3-hexuloisomerase; amino-acid sequence: MKTAGYLAEIMEELSQTVQQIPESKAEELVNQITASKKVFVTGAGRSGFMGKSFAMRMMHMGIDAYVVGETVTANLEPGDLLIVGSGSGETKTLVAIAEKAKHSGGKVAAVTISPESTIGQMADIVIPLPGMTKDQSAGSHSSIQPMGTLFEQTMLLFYDALILRFMEKKGLDSDKMYGKHANLE